The Sinomicrobium kalidii region TCCAACCAGAAACCGTTTCCGTATTCTAAATTTCATTGAATTTTTACTATTCTTATTAAGTGCAAATATGTGAGCACGTCCAAGTGAGGATTCCAGTTTTTCGAAAATCTCTTTAGGACTACTTTTTGCCTGGAAATTCCATTTTTTCATAGTATTATTATTTAAAATGTTTGCCAACGGTTTGTGTATGAATTATAAACTTTGTGAGCACTAGTTCTGTTTTTTCATTTCAGTAGTATACTTTTCCAGTTCAGGTTCATTATTCATTCTTGCGATTTGAATCGCTTTTTTATACCATTTTCTCGATTCTTTAAAATTTCCTTTTATCTTATAATAATTTCCTTTTGCAAAATGTAACATTGAAGCATTCGGAAATTTATGAAGTCCTGATTCTAAAATCTCAAGAGCATCAGCTAACCTGTTATTGTCAAGGTAAAAACCGGAAAATCTCCTGAACCATCTGGCTTGTCTATAGTAATTCTTAATAAAAGTTTTGCCGTCGATTTCAGGCATTAACTCCTCAAAAATTTTAAAATTATTTTCTTTATGAGCTTGCAATAAAAGGTAGTGTTTTGTGTCAGAGTGAATATCTTCTGAAATATGATATTTTTTGCCCCTGGTTTGATAATGTTTTTTAAGACTTTCAATACCTCCGAAATCCAAAAACTCTTTAATTGAATAAAACCGGATTGGACCATAGTCACTAAAAAATAATTTCAGCCCCTCATTTATAGTGGTTAATGGCGTTGTGTAATGATTCTCTTTATCTGAAAGATTATAGTTCCATTTTATGTTTTTTACCGGATGCTTTTGAAAAATGGAATCTAAAGAAGACATGGATTCTGTTGCCCAATTTTCAACAGTTCCTAATGTTGCATATAGTTTTAAATCATCTTGTGCGTTTTGTTTCAACATTTTGCTCACCATTTCTAAGCGGTCTCTGGAAATATGTGTGGGACTTGCCAAAAGAAAGCCATTAAAAAGATAAGGTTTGTTTGCAAATAGCTGAATACCCAGACCGGCTGCCATTTCCCAGCCAAAATAAATTCGCTCATCCAGTGTTCTATATTTGGTATTTATGTCGGGAATCAGTTCTTTTTCCAGGAATCGAATAAATTTAGACGACTCTTTATAAAATAGATTGCGTCTTTTTACAGCGTCTGTGTTAATCCCGACAACAATGAATTCTGGTGCAATTTCCCGCCAGGCAAGATTTTGCTGGAATACAATGCCATTCAAAAAATAACGTTGTGCATCAATTACATAAAGCACCGGATATTTTTTTGAATTTTTCGTGTAGTCAGCAGGTAAGAAAATCTGGATTTCCCGTTCTTCCTGTAAAATATCAGATTTAAAAACTATTGAATTACCAAATGCTTTTTCGTTTCTATTTTGAGATACAACCTGATTTATTGTGAAAAGAAGGATTAGTATGAAACAGACTTTTTTCATATTATTTTTCGTAATTAGGGCTAGCTCCTAAATATACGCAATATTCTTTATTGAACTTGAACATCAAACACAGAGGTAATATACTGAAAAACATAGTTTTGATCCCTAATCACTATTTTGAGTTCCATACAAGTAGTTGTTGTAAAATACCTAAGTCCGCTTGTCATTTACCAATAGCCAAAAAGTCAGGTCTTTTTTTCATAGTTTTGGTTTGGATTTCAAATACCAGCGACATATTCTCCCGATAAAACAAAGGACGAAACACTATGCACCGGGAAGGGGATATTACATTATTGAAAAAACCTCAATGAAAAATCTACTATTCGCAGTTTTATTCACTTCCTTTTTTAGTACCCGGGCAGGAATTTAATTTTGGCATTTGCCATACACTACCCGGGGAGTATAAGTGAATGCATGGGAATTGTGTATATTTATATGCTGGCTGCAAGTTGAAAACAACGTATAATTAAATATTTGACATTCAAAACAATATAAAAGACATCTGTTTCTATTAAGTGTTTTGTAAGGTTCAAAGGATTTCCAAAGACAGGTAAAAACCGGAGCCTGTTAAAAAGCCGGTCATCAATTCTGAAACAGAATCCGATCGTCCGGCCAGCCGTCGGCATCCGCTTTTAACCGTTGCAGCCCGAACCGCTTGCCATTCTCGCCTGAAGGCGGGTTTTCGAGCCAATAGGAATAACTGACCCAGTCCGGATGCGTTCCATCCAGCTTTTCACCTTTGATAATACCAATATGTCCCCGTCCGATACGGGTGCTGTTATCCCAGATAAAGGTCTGTTTATTGGGCATAAAAACGGTTCCTCCCCCGTTGTACATATTCGTACCGTTCTTGTCTACATATGGTCCGCGGATATCGGTTGACCATCCCATACGAACTTCGTAAGTAGCGTTCTCCTCGTGGCCGAGACCGGTACCCCAGTTCACAAAAAGCCAGAATCCGGCTGTACCGTTTTTGGTCCCCGGATATATGGCAGCGGCTTCAATGGCACTATTTGCCTTGGGCTCCTTTCTGGCCAGGCTCCACATATTGGTCAGGGTCGGATGCCTCTTTCCATCCGGGCCAAGCCGGATCAGTTTGATCCCGCCGAAATGCGATCCGAAACAAAGGAACCATGAGTTTTCGGGCGTACGGACCGGACAGGGATCCAGGGCATTGTACGGATCGCCTTCCTCGGTTGAGATCACAATTCCCTTATCGACCCATGCATAATCGGGATCGGCCGGATCTAATGTTGTGTTCGTGGCGAGCCCAATGGCCGATTTGGTACTCCCAAGGCTGGATACACAATAATACATGCGGTACTCTCCGGAGATCACATGATAGACAATGTCAGGGGCCCAGGCCATATTTATGGGGCTGTAGTCTGCCCAGAAGGCAGGGCGGGTGGGAAATACGTCCGGTCCGCTGTTCCACACGCCGCTTTCCGGCGACGCGGTCCACCTCATTCTGATGCCTCCGCCGGTCGAGTACCAGAAATACTTGTCCCCAGACTTTATAATGCGCGACGCATCATTCAGGCCGGTAAGGCCAACCAGTCCTGTTCCTTCAGACATTTCGCTGGTTGGTTCAGCATTTACGGATAACATTGTTTGGGCAGGTCCGGCTTCGGAATTACAAGCCGAAAATACGGCACAGACACTCAGAAATACAAAAAGAGAAGTTTTCATAATTGGCATTTTTGGTTAATTTTTAAACGGGAACATTCTGCTTACAACGGACATCAGGGGCCGGCTGACAAGTGGTGTTGTCCAGGGTTAACTCTCCATGATGTAAGTCCGGGTAAATAATTTCTCCTCAACAGTAAAATAAGGGAATACAAATGCAGCATCAGGGGACTTTTGTCCAAATTCAAAGCAAAAATGTTGAGTTTTACCAATTTTATGGTCTTAATACTGTAGCCTTATCCAATTGTAGGCTACAGTGTTAGGGAAAGCTTCTATCTCATGCCACAAAATCCTAAAATTGAATTTTACAAAATTCACTTAAAATCAACAAAAGAAGATCATTTAATTTTTCGAGAAATATTTGAACATATTTATAAAATTCGGAATGAAGATTGTTTTGACTTTTTAAAAGTCCCCGACTGCCGCCCGGTTAAGTATTGAAAGAGGATTTGTAGTATGCCGTAAAAAAAGGCATTGCAAATTCCACGTTCGACGGAAATTTGGTTAGGTATTTTTTGGTGCTATTTTGGTGTATGTTTGTATTAAACATACACAATTTAACGTCATGGCAAGACAAACAGTAACAATTAACGCACCCAACGACCTTTGGATGAAACACCAGCTTGAAAAAAAATATTCAAGCAAAAGCGGGTCGATCAATGATTTGATCCGTAAAGAACGCTTATGGCCGAGGAATGAACTGATCAGGGGTGAAGAAAGCGGCATTTCAAACAAAACCATGACCGAAATATTGCAAACCGCCAAAGAGCGTGCTAAAAAAGGTTAAATGAAGTATCTCCAACCTACCAGGCAGAAAAAGATCTTATCTAAAGATACCGTTTTTTTACCGTAGAAGACCCTATTAGGATCGTTAGGATTATCGGGAGACAAAAATTTCCCTAACCTTTTCATTTCATCACTCCAACACCACGCCTACGCCTATCTTTTCCAGTAAATAAGGGTTGTGATCTATCACTAAAAGATCATTGTGTACACTGAGTTGCTGCAATACCTTGTACAACAAATCGATATCGGCATAATGCAATCCTATGCCGGGTTCGTCTAATATTAATAGTTGATCTTTCGTTTTGTTTTGCAACCAGTTGAGCAACAACAAACGTTGTTTTTCTCCGGAAGAAAGTGATTTTACCGTTTGATCGAGCCGTACATGAGAAAGCCCTATATGGTGCAATGCCTGTAATTGCTGTACTGCCTTAGCTGTACCAGCATAAGGGGCTATCCAATCCAGCAATTCCGTAACGTTCAGCGCCAGGACATCTGCAATATGTTTTCCGCCTATGGTATAGGCTAAAACAGCTTTTTGATAGCGTTTTCCCTCGCATACATCACAAATTTCAATATGCCTGGCAGCTATATCCAGACTCGTGGCTACGACACCGCTTCCCAGACAATGCGTACACTGACTGGTTTTGGTCTTATACGAAAAGGCTGCGGCCTTACCCCCTGTTTCCTTCGCAAATACCTTAGTGATCACTTTTAACAGATCTAAATAGGCTACCAGCAATGTACTGTTATACGCTTGTAATTTTTTTGGTTCAAAATAATGTACACTTAGATATTGCTTCGGAAAATCAATACGCTTGCAATATACAGGTCGATGCTGCTGTAAACTTGGCATTACCACCTCTTTGACCAAAGTAGTCTTCCCGATACCCGACTTCCCTGTTATGGCTGTAATACCGCCTACCGGGATATCGATTTGTGCTCTTTTGAGACTGTGACGTGCTATGCCTTCTATATGAATATGCGCTTTTCCCTGCCGAAAACGTACCGCACTGCTTTTTGTTTTTACATAAGGATGACATACTTCCGAAGACCGGTAAGCGGCTGCACTTCCCTGAAACGTAATTTCACCACCCATACTTCCTGCCCCCGGGCCTATCTGCACCAAATGATCGGCCGCCAGCATAATATCTTTGTGATGCTCAATGACAATGACCGTATTGCCCTTGGCTACAAGCGTTTTCAGCAAAGCGATCAGATCGGGTATATTGTTTTGGGATAAGCCCGCCGAAGGTTCATCCAGCAAATAGGTTACCCCTTGTAACGGACTGTTTAATTGTTTGATGAGCGAAACCCGCTGTTGTTCGCCGCCACTCAACGTGCCCGACTTTCGGTTAAGCTGTAAATGGTCTATATGCAATTGACGCGCCCGCTCCAATGTATGTTGCAAATGCGCATGTAATTTTGCTACCAATTCGGCATCAACAGCATCTTTTGGCCGACTATTGACCAACCATGCTTCGAACGCCTGTAAACTCATCGCTTTCAGATCTCGCATGGAGTTGCCGCCCAGGGTAACCGCCAAACGCTGGGGTTGTAATCCGCTTCCCTGGCAATGACTACAAACTTCCGGAGTGAACAAAGCGCGTAAATGTTGAATATTTTTGTTCTTTCGGGTAAGAAAGTATTCGTCCGTTAAATAGGTAAACAAGCCTTTCCACACCATCTTTAGCTGTTGGGTTCCCGCTCGTGACCTGGTTTTGAAAGTCCAGGTCGTTTCCCAGGTTTTCTCCGGAATTCCATGAAAGATCACCCCCCGTTGCTCCCGGGTCAATGCCTTAAAAGGCGTTTGCAGATTAAAACCATACGTCTTTCCTATTTCACTTACGATCGCCATATACTGTCCGCCTGCCTGCCCGTAGTAATACAAGGCTTTGTTGTGCTCGAAGAGTCCGTCGGCAATGCTCAGGTCCTCATCCAGCACTATTTTGGACAGATCGGGAAGCAATTCTTGTCCCACGCCGTCACAAATACCACATTTCCCCAATTCGTGCGCATTCGAAAAATGACTGGCCGACCATTCCCTGCCTTCGTATTGTGCTTTACGCGAAAAGGCAAAACGTAAACTTTTATCGATATCGGTTTGTTTGGCTACATCCGAACGCCCGGAAAACTGCTGATCTTTCCGGGTGATACAAATGCTGGGCGTCAATCCGGTGATATGATCTGCTTCAAAATGATAGTCAACGCCTACCCTGTTTTGTTGATAGCTTGAAAATTGTTTGCTCATT contains the following coding sequences:
- a CDS encoding CopG family transcriptional regulator, coding for MARQTVTINAPNDLWMKHQLEKKYSSKSGSINDLIRKERLWPRNELIRGEESGISNKTMTEILQTAKERAKKG
- a CDS encoding alpha/beta hydrolase-fold protein, which gives rise to MKKVCFILILLFTINQVVSQNRNEKAFGNSIVFKSDILQEEREIQIFLPADYTKNSKKYPVLYVIDAQRYFLNGIVFQQNLAWREIAPEFIVVGINTDAVKRRNLFYKESSKFIRFLEKELIPDINTKYRTLDERIYFGWEMAAGLGIQLFANKPYLFNGFLLASPTHISRDRLEMVSKMLKQNAQDDLKLYATLGTVENWATESMSSLDSIFQKHPVKNIKWNYNLSDKENHYTTPLTTINEGLKLFFSDYGPIRFYSIKEFLDFGGIESLKKHYQTRGKKYHISEDIHSDTKHYLLLQAHKENNFKIFEELMPEIDGKTFIKNYYRQARWFRRFSGFYLDNNRLADALEILESGLHKFPNASMLHFAKGNYYKIKGNFKESRKWYKKAIQIARMNNEPELEKYTTEMKKQN
- a CDS encoding arabinan endo-1,5-alpha-L-arabinosidase; amino-acid sequence: MKTSLFVFLSVCAVFSACNSEAGPAQTMLSVNAEPTSEMSEGTGLVGLTGLNDASRIIKSGDKYFWYSTGGGIRMRWTASPESGVWNSGPDVFPTRPAFWADYSPINMAWAPDIVYHVISGEYRMYYCVSSLGSTKSAIGLATNTTLDPADPDYAWVDKGIVISTEEGDPYNALDPCPVRTPENSWFLCFGSHFGGIKLIRLGPDGKRHPTLTNMWSLARKEPKANSAIEAAAIYPGTKNGTAGFWLFVNWGTGLGHEENATYEVRMGWSTDIRGPYVDKNGTNMYNGGGTVFMPNKQTFIWDNSTRIGRGHIGIIKGEKLDGTHPDWVSYSYWLENPPSGENGKRFGLQRLKADADGWPDDRILFQN